From Hoeflea sp. 108:
ACGTTCTTTCTGGAAGCAATGCGGGTCATTCCCTGGAACATGAATATGTATGGGCTGTCGTCCTGCAGCCGTTCTTGGAGATCCACATACATTTGCATGCGCTTTTCGGTGTCACGTTCCTTGACCGCCGCGTCGGCAAGTTCCCTGACGTCCTGTGGGGCTTCCCAGGCATTGCGCCATGCGACGGTCTTGTCTGGGGAGTCGTCGGCATTATTGGGGTTCTGGATGAACGCAAAGGCATGGGACTGCGGGTCACGGTAATCCGGAATCCATGCACTATGCGTAATTTCATGCTGGCGCCCGCGGTAAGCGGTGACCATTTGCTTCAAATCGGTCGCGTTGATCTCGACCTTGATGTTGGCGAGACGCATCGTGTTCTGGACGGACTGCGCCATATCAAGATAGGGCGAGTAGTTGCGCACGTTCAGCTTGACGGTGAACCCGTCGGGATAGCCGCCCTTCGCCAGCAGTTCCTTGGCCTTCTCGACGTCGAGTTTGTAGGGAATCTTGTCCATCGACGCGTCGAAACCCTTCGGCCAGAACGACTGATGCACGGCCCATTGGCCCTTCACGAAACTGTCGGCCATGCCCTGATAATCGACGAGGTATTTCAGGGCTTTGACGACCTCGGGCTTCTTGAAAGGCTCGAACTTTTGATTAAGGCCCAGATATTGTATGGAGGCCTCTACCGACTCCTCTATTGCGATGTCCGGATTGCCCGCGACACCCTGCATGAGATCAGGGGTCAGCGATCGGGCGATGTCGACATCACCGTGCTCCAGCAGGAGACGCTGCGATGCAGGCTCCGGCACATGGCGGATCAGGATTCGCTTTATCTTGGGGGCGCCAAGTCGGAAGTTCGGATTTGCGTCCATCACGAGCGTTTCGTTCGGGCGCCAGGATTTCAGGACGTAGGGACCGGACCCGGCCGAATTGTTGCGTAGCCAGCCGGCACCGAGGTCATTGTCCGTCTCGTGTTCCAGCACCAGTCTCTTGTCCACGACCGAGAAGATGTTGTTGGCAAGAACGTTGAGCACCAGGCTCGGAGCCAGTTCGGCCGTGACGGCCAGCTCGACCGTCATCGGGTCGCGCGCCACGACAAGTTTTTCAATGTTGTCTGGTTTCCAGCCGAACTGAGCAACGACGATTGCCGGCGTTTTGTTCAGTTTGACCATGCGCTGGAGCGAGAACACGACGTCGTCCGACGTCATCGGGTTGCCAGAATGAAACACCTGGCCAGGCCTCAATTTCAGCTCGAACGTCTTGCCGTCGCCAGACACGGTCCAGCTCTCGACCGCGCCACCCACGAGCTTGGTTACGTCCTCAGGCTCGAATTGCATCAACTGTTCGTAGACGTTGTTGATCGTTTCCGTGCCGGAATGTTCGTAGTTCGACGCCGGATCGAGCGAGATGATGTCATCGATCGCCTTGGCGACGACGAGCGTGTTTCCCGGTGTCTCGGCATAGGCGGTACTGGTGAGAAGAAGGGCCGACAGCGCGGCGCCGTGCAGAAAGCGCGATTTCATGGTTCCCTCGGTGTTTTGTGTTTGTTGAAGAACTTGCGGAACTCAGCCGCTTTTTTGGGGAAGTTACTTGGGTATGTGACCGGCCGTCATGGCGCGCTCAGGGGCAATCCTGCGGTCGTCAGAGTTGGGCAGGAAGGCTGTCGTGAACACCTCGTCGACTGTCGGTTGCCGGGGCAGGCTGCGTGTGTCCGCAGTCAGTTTCAGCAGGCGTTCCATCCTGGCTCTGTCGATATCACCCACGCCATCGGCGAGCCTTTGCCAGCCACCCATGTCCTCCTCGATCGTTTCGAGAAGGCGCAGCCGATCGACTTGCAGCGAACGATCGGGAGCGTGGTTGACGAGGGCTCGGATGGCCGCGTCCGGATCGCTGGCCGCCGCGAGCACGCCTCTGTTGATTGCCCGCACGAATGCTTTTGCGACTGCCGGCTTGTCGCGCGCGAAGGTCGGCGAGACCATCAGGGTGCTGCCATATAAATCCTGCGCGAAGTCCTTGAATTTGAGGAAGCGGACTTCGGAGCGAACATCCCTGCCGCTCGCACGTATGGCCGCCGACACCGTAGAAAGATAGCCAAACAGCGCGTCGGTCTTGCCTTCCTTGAGCAGGCTGAGAAGTGCGATCCAGTCGCCGTCATTGCTCACCGCCCTGACCGACCGAGGATCGAGCCCGGCCTTGCTGGCATATTGTTCGAACGTGTTCAGTCCGACGTCGACCGCATGTGCCGTGATCGTGAGACCAGACAGATCGGCAGGCGATGCGACCTGCGAGCGGGCCGGCAGGACAACCACCGACGGCGACTGGTCCATGACCATATAGACGCCGACCGGAGAGGTTTCGGGCTTGCGGGCAGCTTCTTCGATCAGGGCCTGGAAGTCGCCATAGCCGAACTCGACTCCTTCCTTCACCATGCGCCCGGCCGCGCTGAATGCCCCAGTGCCGTCGATGAATTCGACGTCGATCCCTTCATCGCGAAAGTAGCCGCGATCATGGGCCAGCGGGAACCAGGCATTCGCCCCGGTGAAGCCGGAATTCGTCAGCAGCCTTACCTTGTGCATCCGCCCTCCGGCCATGCGGTTTCATGGAAGGTGAAAGCCCGGGACGCAGCCATCGTCGCAATGGCAAGGCCAGGCCCTCACGCGGTTTCCGATCCGGCGTTACTTGGCGAGCGGCTTCGCACGCTCTTCAAGGGGCGGCAGGAATGCACGCGTGAAGATTTCCTCGGCCTTGGGCGTGCGCGGCAGGCGACACGCCTCCGCCATCAAGGCGATCGAACGCTCGATGCGTTTGTCGTCGACGTCGCCGATGCCATGGATGAAGCCTTCCGGATGGGCCATCTCCACCTGCAAGGTGCCCATCAGGCGCGGACCATCGACTTCGCGGCGGAAATTCGGCGCCATCTTCTCGACCGCCTTCAGTGCCGCTTCGGGGTCTTTCAGCGTCTCCACCAGACCACGG
This genomic window contains:
- a CDS encoding ABC transporter substrate-binding protein, whose protein sequence is MKSRFLHGAALSALLLTSTAYAETPGNTLVVAKAIDDIISLDPASNYEHSGTETINNVYEQLMQFEPEDVTKLVGGAVESWTVSGDGKTFELKLRPGQVFHSGNPMTSDDVVFSLQRMVKLNKTPAIVVAQFGWKPDNIEKLVVARDPMTVELAVTAELAPSLVLNVLANNIFSVVDKRLVLEHETDNDLGAGWLRNNSAGSGPYVLKSWRPNETLVMDANPNFRLGAPKIKRILIRHVPEPASQRLLLEHGDVDIARSLTPDLMQGVAGNPDIAIEESVEASIQYLGLNQKFEPFKKPEVVKALKYLVDYQGMADSFVKGQWAVHQSFWPKGFDASMDKIPYKLDVEKAKELLAKGGYPDGFTVKLNVRNYSPYLDMAQSVQNTMRLANIKVEINATDLKQMVTAYRGRQHEITHSAWIPDYRDPQSHAFAFIQNPNNADDSPDKTVAWRNAWEAPQDVRELADAAVKERDTEKRMQMYVDLQERLQDDSPYIFMFQGMTRIASRKNVQNISIDPANGVLYYRLTSK
- a CDS encoding ABC transporter substrate-binding protein — encoded protein: MHKVRLLTNSGFTGANAWFPLAHDRGYFRDEGIDVEFIDGTGAFSAAGRMVKEGVEFGYGDFQALIEEAARKPETSPVGVYMVMDQSPSVVVLPARSQVASPADLSGLTITAHAVDVGLNTFEQYASKAGLDPRSVRAVSNDGDWIALLSLLKEGKTDALFGYLSTVSAAIRASGRDVRSEVRFLKFKDFAQDLYGSTLMVSPTFARDKPAVAKAFVRAINRGVLAAASDPDAAIRALVNHAPDRSLQVDRLRLLETIEEDMGGWQRLADGVGDIDRARMERLLKLTADTRSLPRQPTVDEVFTTAFLPNSDDRRIAPERAMTAGHIPK